The segment ATAAAAGAATTGTAAGAATGATTAGAGAGTGGTTAATTGTTAATTGAGGTAGTTACAGttcagaattaaaaatatattgaagacTTTACTCGAACCGTGGTTTTAATAAGTCCCCATCAAATAGGTTCACATCATTGGTGTTTTCGCCCGGGATCGAACCGGAGACCTTCTGCGTGTAAAGCAGACGTGATTTTTGTACCCTCTCTATTTACCCGTCAAATCAAAATAGCTGGACCcacttagaaaaaaattcgtaCCTGTTCTCGATCACAAACTCCACTAGAATCATGATTTCCTGTAAAAGGGATCGCATTccaatttacaaagaaataaaaggtAGAGGTACCCTACAAATCCAAAAGGGGTGCTTTGTAAATGACAAGGGAGTTCAGCTATTCGCATCCCCCAAAATTTTAACTTCCTCAATTCCCTACCGGTTTAATAATGCTCCGAAGTTTTCTGAGATATCCTTTTTAAATTACTCGATTCCCCAAATCCCGCCAATTTCCCTTAACTATACCCACAACctaagaattttagaaaagcAGGCTGAAGAGATCTATAACGACGAAAAGGGGGCACTACAATGTCACATTTAagccgccatattgaattttatccatcaaattgaattttattccgccattttgatttttaatccGCTATTttgaattgtgatttttatattccgccatattggatttgatttattaacgtttttgtaattttgaatattcaatttgacCGTTTTGAACACCGACATATTGATTTCGCGCtgttgaattgattttaaatgttttaatatttaaattattataatttttttgtaacggAAAATCTTGGTCATTTATTAGATTTGTAGCATATGCATAATGCTATTCATTATGCATATAAGCCTAATGTACATGCATTGATTTAAATatcattcaataaattcaaagtgaCTTCAGTCACGTTACAACCTCAGACCAAACAACAGTGTTTTAATACAGAGACACTACATGGCGATCGCGACAGGACTAACCAGAATCCTTCAATGACACTGCTATAAGACATCCAGCTGTCACAATAGCTCTAAGCATTACAATTATATTAATGCTAGGAGTAAGCTGGAAGTTGAGGCACAAATGTGTCAATATGATGAAAAGGAAATCAAGGCAGGAAAGGGATCGTGGAGGCAGCGAAGAGATCACACTCACAGAGAGGTTCAGAAGGATGATGAAGCACAGACAGCAGCAAGCAGCCAAGACAATAGTCGACGATAATATCatataaaagaattgttaGAATTAAGTACAGTAAAAGTAGTTTAGACAGCTTAGAAACACTATCGGGtctaattaaaatgttaagtTATAATAAAAAGGGGAAGATGTTTAATTGTAGTGATTCACAagttaatgaaataaatgtaTTGGTGGAATCGTTGGGTGATGACTCTGCTGAGTCGCCCGCGGTTTCACCAAGTCAGTCCCGTTGAAACAGTCTGTCACTACACTACAAATTGTGGTGTTTTCGCCGCGTAATATAAATACAGaatataggtacataaatAAGTCTGTCACTACACTACATAATtattaaacagaaaaataaGTATATTTACATAAGTTTCCCGCCAATTCCCCACTGTTCCCAATTTCCACACCCGCTCAAAAATTTCCCGGCGCAAGCCACTCCCAAAATTAGCTGATCAAGCAAGCATaaggaaaaaatgtatataaatcaataggaaatcaataaaaatttcagaattcAATCTGAATCGCTGCGGACACATCCGCAGGTGagacaaaaattgttttctattAAAGTAGGGATTTCCTTGGGCGGCCAGAAAGAGCGCCCGAGTTTCCCTGTCATCACCAGTACTATTTGCGGCGCCTTGCGCTACTGAGTAAACTGGCTTTCCTCTCTATGAATTTCTAACAGGTTACAACTCCGTACAATTGGTCCTACCTACAACTCTGTACAGTAATAATGGTACAAATGAATTGATAAATTATGATGTGCAAGATATTTTATATCAATAAATAGCTGACATAGCATCTGGatagaaatttaagaaaatattttcctcattttctcacACGTGCCTATAAATTTTACGAGTATCCGAATTTTTAGGGATCATTGAAAACGATGAATATAATCAATTTGATTTGTATAAATACTGTATCTGAGATAACGAACGGCAATTGTACTTAAACGTCTAAACGAAGTGcagtgtgtaaaaaaatatttgaaatggaACATCCCTCTGCCGACCAGCCAATGAACATCAACCATGAAGCCACCGTTCCATCGGTCATCTATCGTCATTCCGAAAACCTGCAACAGGCATTAGAGGCTGTATACACCTACGAGGGCCTGGGGGTTTCTGCCCTATCAACGGAAGGCAATGcagatgaagatgaagaaacgGAAACTGAGGAGGAGGAAGCTGATGAGAGCTCACTAAATGAGATGGTAGATTCTGAGTCTGGAAGGTCGTGGAGGAGACCCCAAATCCCCTTGACATGAAATTAGTCAAAATGGGGATTGACTTCTCCACACCTACAGTGAACGGGGTGGTACCCCTTCTAGGACTGTTGTCGAATGAAGTAAGTACATTAATTttactaattaatttatagactaataatttattaatttaatttttttttaaatttttttcagattcTAAGAATGATCCGTCAGGAGGCTAGTGACAGGGCGTATATGGTGGCCTCATACATTTTTATGGGAGGAACATCCCTCCAATATGAGGTCACCAAACTGACAAGGTTGTCGTCGATGACAACGGTGGAGATGGCGCGTCAGCTCCACAAAGGATATAGGAGCTCGATTTTCCCGGAAGGCACCCTCTATGTTCAGGCATTTTTAATACCTGACATTCCAATGGAGCAGATCAACCAGGGTGGTTTAGGGGATCCACGTTTAAAACCTTAATTTATTCGTGGAACCCCTTTCATTACAACCGCAAATACATTATTTGGCACGGCGTACATTGACAGAAATCCTCTTTAGTGATTCTGTCGATGTGACCAATGCCAACATTAATGGGTATATTACCCATAAAactagatttaattttataatattatattttctaagggaagaaaatatttaccgAAAAATGCAATGCAGCAATCGgaaactcaataaaaaaaatttaataaaaaaaattttatgtaaaagttattttacataaaattcatctTTTATATTAGATCTTTGAGGCGtcgttgttttcttttcttatttgtcgtcttctttttatttatcttttatattaGCTAATATATTGTCATTGACAAAACCGGTGGATAACATCCTAGCGTGTTTGAAAGGCAATAGTCCTCCAAGAGATTAACCTTCCCCTCAACACTCCTTTAAGGAAAAACGACCTACACAAGGAAATCTCGACCGGCATAGGCCGAGATTTGCGAGATTATTCTCCAACacttgcaatgaaaattttaaagttgtttatttctgaaaaaaaaatcatatatcACAAAAAACTTTAACCCCCGATCAGAAACGATGTGTGATAAAGTAGGAATAGAACATGTGAAAATTATGCATGGGAGTAAATTGCGAAAGTTCCACATGCCTTTAATACAACACTCAAAGCCCATGtttatacattgaaaattgttcGGAACGAACATGcggaaatcaaataaaaataacctATTAACAATTCAgggcaaaataaaaatcagaaGAGAACAAgcatagagaaaataaagtgCCACAGCTGCATTTCAGGTCAGTTGTGGTACCACTTCCCACTTCTTCGAGTGTGGAGCGAAGTATAAtcgtggggggggggggtgttttagaataaaacatgattaaaaatatttaaagtaaaaaaaatatatatatatatgtatatatatatgcCCATCCacatgcaaaataatttggataaataagcagaaatcaaaatttgaagaagtCGCATGTGGATGGGCAGAATGAcgcaaattaaattgttaagaataagcaaaaaaagtgtataaaaggagagaaaattattcaataaaaccATTCCACTCCTATGCTCTCAAATGAGAAgttgttttactaaaaaacAAGTAAGCATAGTGTTGCCAAGTACCTTAAGAAAGTACTTGAGAGGGACAAATTTCTCTGCGAGGCAGCTATCAAGCGCCCAATCACGCTACGGGTGGCTCCTTCCAAAAAGGAGCCTTGTCATTTTGACATACCGGTGGATTTAATCATCCTAGCGTGTCTGATGGGCTAAAGTCCTCCTCAGAGATAAAATTCCCCTCAATCTTTCTTTAAGGGAAAACCGACTTACACAAGAAAATCTCAACCGGATAGGCCGAGGTTTTCTTAGTGTATTTGTTATAGGAATTTATTCCTTAACAGGGGGTACTCGCGCTTCTCTCCCACTCCAGGAAGAGGGCCAAAATTTAGTATATAAGTAAATTCATTCTAGCATAAGACTCACTTTTTTAATGTACCACTCTCGAAAGTTTAAGAATAAACAATTGCCCGCATTGCTGGTGACCTAGCATTAggtaaaaaagtttttttctctttattttcagCGCCAATTTGAAGACACGCACTTTGCTGCGGTGCCAAATTGgccattttcactttcaaaGTATTTCACTTTGAAACAACgataataaatcaaatccaatatggcagaataaaaattcagaattcaaaATAGCGAAAATAGCggcataaaattcaaaatggtggaCAAGAAAACAAGATGGTgggataaaaattcagaattcaaaatggcggacaaaaacaaagatggcgaaataaaaacaatatggcggaatataaaaatcacaattcaaaatggcggattaaaattcaaaatggcggaataaaattcaatttggtggataaaattcaatatggcggctTAAATGTGACATCATACAAAATAGCAGACGAAAACATGacgtaattcaaaatggctggcaaaataaaattttcaagatggcgtccACGACATGACGTCACCACAAATCACTGACCTTCCCCAATATCCACGGCACTCTGACGTCACTCATCACTGACCTTCCCCAACACCGGCACAACACTGACCTGCCTCAAAAACTGGATCTTACTGAACATTTACTACTcagatttaatcaaaatttttaacgatgatttagcaaaattcattaatgattttaaagaaaaattgatttctaaCGTGAGAtcagtttctttttcttgagaaatggtcaattttatgttgaaaaatattctttcaccAACCTGAGATCTTTTTGAGGGTGCCGCGTTGGTCCATGTGCAGCACAATGTGAATTTCCAGAGGATAACCTGTGATGAAGAATCAGCACATTGTCTCATTGAAGGGCGCCTCCTTTTCCTCATCAGTACTACTCTTGATGTTGGACGACAACCTCGCAATCTCATCTTGCACCACATTGGTCGTTATTGTGGGAATTTGTCGTTCATCGCGTGATTCGGTGCTTGAGCTACTCTCCTTGGCCGTCACGACGGACTTCCCGGTGCGACATGTGAGGAATTTCGGACTCTCCTTCGTGGAGTCTTCGGTATCCTCTGAAATGGGCATTGGGGTGGAGAAGGAATGCGCATCCGGATCAATACGATGACTCTTCTCAATGCTAAATTGCTTCCGCAGGAATGCCGCTCCACTCGACACGGCACCCATGAGGAATTGTCCACGACGCGATGGTGATGGTTTGATGTCTTCCCCTTCAGTGGGTGCACTCCCCTCAACGTCGAGAGAATCATTCGCCAGGGAGGCATTGTCGATGTTCACTGAACTCGTGAGGGACGTATTAGTCTCATTGGAGCTCTGCTTAATCACCCTGTACGGCTGTAGGGAGTACTCTGTGTCCGTGCTGGAGTTCTTCTGTAAACTCTCGCTGGACTTCTTAAAGATTCGCGTCTCCATGAGGCTTGTTATGGGATTCAGGAAGTCCGTTCGTGGTACGGCAGTTTGGGGTGAATGTTGACGTGAAAATGTGGCCTGAAGAGAGAAATAGAGAATTATTCTAAactcttttagaaaaaaattaaagaatttaccTGCTGCTCAATTGAGATACTTCTAATTGTTGCTGTTGGAACTGCAGCAGCTTCAGCTGTTCCCCCCTCCCTGTCTACCTCACCTTCGGCACTTGCAATGGGTGGGATACTTCTGATACTCTTGGATGGTGTCACCGGAAGTTCCACAGCAGTTTCCCGGCGCAAAATTCGCCGGTGTGGCTGATCCAGGGACGCCTCGAGGGATTCATCCGTCTCCTCGAGTGATCCACGTGCCGCCAGGAGACGCTCCAGCATCACGTAGTCATTCTCTTCGCACTCCTTGAGATGTTGCTTCTCCAGCAGAGCTGCAAATTCCGGATTTGACAACTCATTGACATTCTTTGGACGCTCAAAGCCAGGAATGGAGGTTGTTGGTGATGCCAGCATGTGGCAAACACTCTCCAGTTCATCCGTTATCGACGTATATTCCGTGTGGATGGCCAACAGGAGATTCCGGCTGTGCTTCACAATGGGTTTTGCAGCTATAAAtgaagaggaattttcttttataatttcaggatttaaatatattgaaaaataatttaaaaaaaaagaagaagtaaataaaagaaaaaggaaatgagATAAAAGCTTTACAACGGAAGGCAATGAAATTCACTAATCAGACAAACTTAAAATTCCTAAGGAAagcaaaagttttattaaatttctttaagttttttttttaagtttcattaagttttttttttaagattctttaagttttcttaagaatttttaggtctttttttagagtttctttaaattttcttaagatacttgaagtttcttttaaatttctttaagttttcttaagcttctttaagttttcttaagattcttcaagttttttttaaaagtttctttaagttttcttaagttttttttaattcttaagttTCTTCAGGTTTTGCTaagtttctttaagtttttaaaaaaaattcttttaaacttcttcatattttcttaaatttttaaaagttttttttaaaaacttttttaaagtttacttAAGAATATCTTGTGTTTCcattagttttcttaaaattcccttaagaaaaaacttacaatttcatagaaataatttaagattcttaagttttcttaaagcaaaatgcaaatttttgatgatttttatgaatttcattgCCCTTAATCttaattaatcttaaatttttcctaagaaattttaagctttttcttaaagaatcttaagaaatcttaagaaaatttaaagactctttagaaaacttaaagaattttaagaaaactcaagtatttctttagaaaatttaagtctgTTTGATTTGCGAATATCACgttgagattttttctattcttcctcatcagaaaattcttcattcccggaaaagcgttggagattttctttttaatacatGAGTGGATATAATGCAAATTggtatgaaatattttattaaaatttaaaataaaaatgaattctcaACAGCAAATGGAGATAAatgagcaaagaaaaaatgcaaaaaaatgaggaaattagcataaaatacagtcataccccgcataatcaagtcgaggttatactcttcttacgcattaaaattaatgggtgagaagagtataacctcgacttgattatgcggggtatgactgtatgttgaaattttaatgttccATTTACTTGGAAAAGAAAGGTACTTACGAGGTTCATTTGATTCCGGTTCAGACTGCGTTAAGCTCAACTGACGCCTCGACATGCCCAAATGGAGACTATTCTGCGAGCACTTGACGTCATAGTTGGAACAGGATTCTGAATTTCTGCGTCCacttgaagaatttctccTTCTTGCAGCTCTTGGTTTACTTCCtgcaagaagagaaaatttgcaattcaaaCGATTCCTCCGCACCACCATGAATATCTTCGCATACTGCAGTGCTTTTGAAGATGGGGAAGAAATCCTCTTCTTTATGGGAAAGTTCTCTTGAGCCACACTTATTTTGTCTTTCTTTCTAAATTCCTTTGcaaaacaaacattttgcAAGAGCAAAAAGATTAAAACTTCCATTTCATTCGTGAAAGGattgtgaatttattcatGCTCTTCCGGAGCTTCATGAAGCTTTTTCTATcaaatttcttaatattttttttaccagaaaaataaatgagaaaaaaaggaaagaaaattgcaaaaatttaattctaatgccatcaattaaattttattttaatggcTTCGTTCAAGCGAATTAAAATTAGCTATGTAGGCTTGATGATTTACTCAGGGGAGCTTTGGGATCTGTGAACAATGTATTTTAGTATGCTGagcattaaaatgattaaaatggATTACTGGCGAGTGGTGCTAATCCAATAATCACCTCGATGCTCATCCCTGCGAACCAAATGGACCAAACAGACCCACAAAACGCTTCTCTAAATTTTATGAGTAAGAATCCACAGAGAGCCTACATTGTGCTTTTAGATTATAAAGCTCTTCtgcattttttgtcattcttttgtttaatttccTGGACAAACATAAGCGGTGTGGTTTCTGCAACACTATTTTATGCCTTTGACCTACTTATTGGACAGCCATACGCGTAGGTCAgtaatattagttttttttccttctatgCCCTACTTTATAGCCggaattgtaatttttctctctcttttattttagaatgaaataaatattttatttaatgatggGTGTAGTAGTAGTGTAGTAAAAGTAGTAAATGCatataaattatgcaaaaaaaatgtgttaaacTTACCATCATAATTTATGTCCACAATGTCCTCAGCTGAGAGTCCTTCGCCAATCAACGTGTGGGCGTCACTCGTCTCAATAGGGGTCAGGGTGTCGTGACTCTCCGTGCTTGTTGTTTCCTGGCGCACCACATTGAGAATTGGTGGCTTCCTTGGGACTTCAATTGTGATGGGTTTGCTAGCCACTGTGCCACCACCTTCGCCAAAAATGTCTGAATCATCGGATTGTGTTGAAACCTTCCGAGCGAGAGTCTaaagaaaaaagggaaattcagataattttaaattaaattaaaagagagaaaattttcttgggCCATGATGGGACACTCACGGCTTCAGTGAGAGTATCTCTCGATCGAGCCACTTCACTCTCCTCCGGGACGGGTCTCACCTCAAAGTGGAGACCATCGTCAAAGATATACGCATCAGGGCGTACTTCTGTGAGGGAACGATTGAACTTCCTCCTTGGATTGAGATTCAACGTGGCGGCTGTTTCATTTTCCGACGTCGTGCGCGTTCGTGAATCCTGCCTGGGTAGTCCCATGGGGAGTGTCTCACTATTGATCGACGTATGCGTGGACATAAAACGATGAATTACCGCGAGGTGGGAAAGAATCTGTTCAGCAGATTCCTCCATTTTCCTCAAACGGAACTCAATACTCTGCACCGTGGCCGTCTGGAGGTTCTCCTTCTGATTGATATCCTCAATCTTCTGACTCATATTCTCCACACGATCCGTCGTGCTCTTTATCCGCTCCTCCGTGGACTGCAGCAGGGCAACATCTTGCTCCCGGAAGTAGCCCTCAATGCATTCCTCCTCGAAGTCATAGAGGCGCTCCATGTCTTCGCGCTCAAGAAAGAGTTTCAGCCCGTTATCACGGGGCCCCTGTAGTCCTGTGAAAGAGAGGTCAATGAGgagaagagaaataatttctttttttttgtaaatggcAACGTACACTTCTCGTACTGCCAACTACCTTTCGCTTTCCGGACGAAGTATTTGAGAAGCGAATATATGTGACAGAAGGCAATTAGGGGTGGCGGTAGGACTGGCTTTAGCTGGTACTCCATCACAACTGTGAATCTCTGAAACATCCACACCTAACCGAGAAGATATATCTGATTAATTTCCAATCAATCATTCGGTTAATTTGGGAGGAAAATGGAATTGTCTCGttagatttttctcttttctttttcaaatgaaagaaattctccGAAAGCTTCGAAAGCTctctaaaattattcttaaatcatatcaaattaatggaaagttcctcacacaaaaataaataagttcaataatttatcacaagaattcattaatttaaatttaggaTACACATTACACGGGCATTTTGTCTGTGGGGAGAATGCAACTgaaatttacataataaaGAGCTATGTTCAAATAGAAGATAATCCTATTTGTCCCATTCATGGGCAAAATGTGAGCTGGTtctgataagaaaataaaatagtttagtTACATTTTGAGCGTCCTTTTGTGTGGCAAAATTCAATGGCGGGAAAAGTGTGTAGGCTTAATACTTCATGCACAAATTAACACGTAAAGCTTTAGAGAGTGGGAGCTTAAACAGGGAgcttaataaaatgatttcacTCACTTGATGTGACACCGCGTTGACCTCAATGAAGATGTTGTTGAAAACTGCGATGAGGAGATTAATGAGCAATATATTGGCAATCAACAGGTACATTGACATCGTGATTGGGGTAACCCAGTGTCCTGTGACACAGGGATCCTGCGATGGATCCTCACCGCACGGTGGGTCAATATCATCAGCAAATACCTCACCGTACAGCATAAAGTATGGCTGGAAATAAACCTATTTccccccaaaagaaaaatgtttattaaaatattattttattttaaagaaaagttaatcAATTTTGAGATCTTTGCGTGTAACTTACATCTCGCACCAATCGCCAATCAGCCTCGTTGTTGGGAAAGAGAATTGCTTGGCGGCTTACGCCAAAACTCATGAGGACAACCAGTAAGAGgacaacaaaataaatcatattctTCACCATTTTTCCCATCATTGTAACGAGAGGTCCTGTAGAGTAGAGgaataaaaatgctttttgttaaaaatttaaaagaataaataaatgcaaTATGATTAGttggaattaaataaatttaataaaaatttatccccGAAATTAAAggtaatatataattttacaatCATCCCCTgtcaaaatgtaatttaaataaaaattgaatggatttattaatcaaatgagcagaaattttaaaatcaaatttattataatttttgaacTCATATCTGACATTTATCGCAATTAAGCCTCggagaaagttttatttaattagcaaGTTAATTCCCAAACATTTCTTTAGACAAAAACCtatcattaattaaaagttctaaagttCCCTACATGTCAGCAAAAAATGCGTTAatacattacaaaaaaaatctaatttaattacCGAGATATTTATTGACGCCGAGAATATTGAGAATCCTGAGGTACCAATAAATGCTGTCAACGCAATAAATCACCCTCCCAATATCCATTGTATTTGGCCTAAAGCGAAGCACGAGTCCgatcatgaagaaaattatggcAGCCGCATCGCAAGGATTCCACATATTCCATGCCCAGACGGAGAATTTGTGCCTAAGAAAAAACATCGTttatacaagaaaattaagaaggtaattttttaagttaaaaagttttctttttttctgcactttCTCCCTTCAAAGAAAGTTAGAAAAGTATCTTCTTCGCTCAACAAGAAGACTGCGAAAGGTTGAATCCCCCCTCTAATTATACTTACGTTATTGCTACAGGTTCAGATGATATAATTTCACGTATCTTTTCACAGCCAAGCGTCGTTATGTAAGCAATTGAGTAAACCTCCTGCCAATTAGGTTGTTTCTCCATTTTTACAAGAACAGTGTACGTGAAGAGCACCAAGAAGAACACGTACGCTAActgtgaaagaattttaaatttcattcataatcCACTCACCCGCTCTGTGCGGGGAAAGGGAGCAAATTACAAGAGAAGATTCCAAACTAATTGaggaagaactttttttttacaataaacttTAGCAGAGCTTTTAGCTACAAGAAAAGTAAGTTAAGTAAGttaaattcacttaatttttaaatttaaattcacttggatgaaattttgagattttctcgttgaaatatttctttttttaataagagagaaaatgtttaaaaaatatttaaagacaataatattaaaattatttctcctaACTTTTGGTTAAATTaatcaacataaaataataaaaaaatactaaccGAATCTGCCCAGAATTTAGTAATGGGTGCTGTGTAGAattcatagattttcttctttaatttaagCGGACGGTGCTGCTTAATGTCATAATCATAAGATAGTTGCATGTAGTCCTTTTGATGCATTCCCGCATCGGAGTCTGTGAGTGAAACctaaaaacacattttaatagttttatcTTTCAGTTTGACTTTTCCGTTCCCTTTAAAAgctttgtggaaaattaatctaaTATCTACAGTTTCACCTACTTTtgtaaaaagaagtttataaaacatttaaaagtcttttataaaaaaaaaaataaaacattgtgaataaattctctatttaatcaatataaaaaattttcttcttgctcatttctttttttctttcatctacTAAACAAAGAAA is part of the Lutzomyia longipalpis isolate SR_M1_2022 chromosome 3, ASM2433408v1 genome and harbors:
- the LOC129793147 gene encoding transient receptor potential cation channel trpm isoform X3 — its product is MTKGFRDTSVGKKLKFIRKVNPWCIFSSLMELSARDLSKEQHTPRSWIEANFQKRECIKFIPNPKDEERCCCGQARLTHPVLAGVDVGSPTDVWVPFKHTRSHPTDAYGTIEFQGGAHPTKAQYVRLSYDTRPELLVQLFTREWNLELPKLLITVQGGKANFELQPKLKKEIRKGLLKAARTTGAWIFTGGTNTGVTKQVGDALLLEGQQRTGRVVSIGIAPWGIVERNHELLGHNRDVPCHSISSPRSKLAVLNNRHAYFLLVDNGTQGKYGAEIILRRKLEKHISNLKLHPFTHSSTPVVCLVIEGGTNTIRAVLEYVTDTPPVPVVVCDGSGRAADLIAFVHKYATDGEEQTVLESMRDYLLNTIQKTFEVTIDQAECLYQELLQCTRNKNLITVFRIQDRPEGDVQELDQTILTALFKSQHLSPPEQLSLALTWNRADIARTEIFVYGQEWPPGALDEAMMQALEHDRIDFVKLLLENGVSMRKFLTIPRLEELYNTKHGPANTLGYILRDVRPHIPKGYIYTLHDIGLVINKLMGGAYRSYYTRRKFRPIYAKVMNSYVNTHRKSSTFQRHAGANSMSLVTGLLPFTSEMALFEFPFNELLIWAVLTKRHEMALLMWTHGEEALAKSLVACKLYKAMAHEAAEDDLDTEIYEELRSYAKEFETRGLKLLDFCHRQDGERTQRLLTCELNSWSSQSCLSLAVAANHRPLLAHPCSQVILADLWMGGLRTRKNTNLKVILGLLCPPFIKKLDFKSKEELQSMPQTEEEHLENQNLDYEDREKGHTNDAEALLSDTYSMRDTKVHENGKVSLTDSDAGMHQKDYMQLSYDYDIKQHRPLKLKKKIYEFYTAPITKFWADSLAYVFFLVLFTYTVLVKMEKQPNWQEVYSIAYITTLGCEKIREIISSEPVAITHKFSVWAWNMWNPCDAAAIIFFMIGLVLRFRPNTMDIGRVIYCVDSIYWYLRILNILGVNKYLGPLVTMMGKMVKNMIYFVVLLLVVLMSFGVSRQAILFPNNEADWRLVRDVYFQPYFMLYGEVFADDIDPPCGEDPSQDPCVTGHWVTPITMSMYLLIANILLINLLIAVFNNIFIEVNAVSHQVWMFQRFTVVMEYQLKPVLPPPLIAFCHIYSLLKYFVRKAKGLQGPRDNGLKLFLEREDMERLYDFEEECIEGYFREQDVALLQSTEERIKSTTDRVENMSQKIEDINQKENLQTATVQSIEFRLRKMEESAEQILSHLAVIHRFMSTHTSINSETLPMGLPRQDSRTRTTSENETAATLNLNPRRKFNRSLTEVRPDAYIFDDGLHFETLARKVSTQSDDSDIFGEGGGTVASKPITIEVPRKPPILNVVRQETTSTESHDTLTPIETSDAHTLIGEGLSAEDIVDINYDGSKPRAARRRNSSSGRRNSESCSNYDVKCSQNSLHLGMSRRQLSLTQSEPESNEPPAKPIVKHSRNLLLAIHTEYTSITDELESVCHMLASPTTSIPGFERPKNVNELSNPEFAALLEKQHLKECEENDYVMLERLLAARGSLEETDESLEASLDQPHRRILRRETAVELPVTPSKSIRSIPPIASAEGEVDREGGTAEAAAVPTATIRSISIEQQATFSRQHSPQTAVPRTDFLNPITSLMETRIFKKSSESLQKNSSTDTEYSLQPYRVIKQSSNETNTSLTSSVNIDNASLANDSLDVEGSAPTEGEDIKPSPSRRGQFLMGAVSSGAAFLRKQFSIEKSHRIDPDAHSFSTPMPISEDTEDSTKESPKFLTCRTGKSVVTAKESSSSTESRDERQIPTITTNVVQDEIARLSSNIKSSTDEEKEAPFNETMC